The Apium graveolens cultivar Ventura chromosome 6, ASM990537v1, whole genome shotgun sequence genome contains a region encoding:
- the LOC141664478 gene encoding putative mitochondrial protein AtMg00310 translates to MGVKTKKMLFRSIKDRIWGRLHSWIPNLFSQGGKEILLKGVIQAMPTYFMCYFRTPEGQCQEFEKLMARYWWGSVESKQKIHWKAWKDISVSKSEGGLGFRKFSQYNQALLAKQAWRILRNPNSLISQVLQAKYFTNSGFLDSKEGSYPSLTWRGICWGKELLKKGLRKRIGNGQDTNAFNDPWLPRPPSFLPITKCVNDNLKVSELIQQPGMWNNGLIQQIYLSPDAQLISTIPLSPLDHTDSWMWHYNKNVNYSVRSGYNLALNADIKS, encoded by the coding sequence ATGGGggtaaaaacaaaaaaaatgctTTTTAGATCCATAAAGGATAGAATATGGGGACGTTTGCACTCTTGGATACCTAATCTTTTCTCACAAGGAGGCAAAGAAATACTTTTAAAAGGTGTTATTCAAGCAATGCCAACATATTTTATGTGTTATTTTAGAACTCCAGAAGGGCAATGTCAAGAATTTGAAAAGTTAATGGCTCGCTATTGGTGGGGGTCAGTAGAATCCAAACAAAAGATCCACTGGAAAGCGTGGAAGGATATTAGTGTTTCAAAGAGTGAAGGTGGATTAGGCTTCAGAAAATTCTCTCAATATAATCAAGCGCTACTAGCTAAACAAGCATGGAGGATATTACGGAATCCAAATTCTCTCATCTCACAGGTTTTACAAGCAAAGTACTTTACAAATTCAGGTTTTTTGGATTCTAAAGAGGGAAGTTATCCTTCTTTGACATGGAGAGGTATTTGTTGGGGGAAGGAGTTACTTAAAAAGGGTTTAAGAAAGCGCATAGGTAACGGACAAGATACGAACGCGTTTAATGATCCTTGGTTGCCAAGACCACCATCATTCTTACCGATAACTAAATGTGTCAATGATAATTTGAAAGTCTCTGAACTGATCCAACAGCCTGGTATGTGGAACAATGGCCTAATTCAACAAATTTATTTGAGTCCAGATGCTCAACTTATTTCAACAATTCCCCTAAGCCCACTCGATCATACAGATTCGTGGATGTGGCATTACAACAAGAATGTGAATTATTCAGTAAGAAGTGGATACAATTTAGcattaaatgctgacattaagtCATAA
- the LOC141667631 gene encoding uncharacterized protein LOC141667631 — MSDENTVELNITNCVGVGEWEAMSLISHHHHQSESLFDCEQDEEELKLVIKYKENKLTLWDAQIIRVNLERKRKILDSYVQKLVESPNLSDDATEKIKEMIIGDSKLVAALTPLVFERLVEILVDDKVNELTKGSAACILGFAKFDECDVGLKEKAIKVLVKLMSDDHDIISIPVLRTLTRFAYLSADYARFIIENGALEGAVAVVNKPIFPSPKWIQNLAKFLVVVVHRVQVPNDKVGAVVTNLNKILNIEGLANLRCIVRACYILSYISVDRWVNEGNILNNIIHLICNKSDMVASSALRVAAYIVKSENSRKTLTKNYNFLQHLGWSEIWSKPKSFQKDACYIISNIATEGRTFIKDLDMYGLMDALFKLLEAADYDVRKEAACTIHNVISCHRYELTRKLIDVTVT; from the exons ATGTCTGATGAAAATACTGTCGAGCTTAATATTACTAAT TGTGTTGGTGTTGGGGAGTGGGAAGCTATGTCACTTATAAGCCATCATCATCATCAAAGCGAAAGCCTTTTTGATTGCGAACAAGACGAAGAAGAACTGAAGCTGgtaataaaatataaagaaaataagcTAACTTTGTGGGATGCCCAAATTATCCGTGTCAATCTTGAAAGAAAG AGAAAAATTCTCGATTCTTATGTTCAAAAATTGGTGGAGTCCCCCAACTTATCAGATGATGCTACAGAAAAGATTAAAGAAATGATTATTGGAG ACTCAAAATTAGTTGCTGCTCTAACACCTTTGGTTTTTGAGCGCCTTGTTGAAATCCTGGTTGACGATAAAGTCAATGAATTAACCAAG GGATCGGCTGCTTGCATTTTGGGATTTGCAAAATTTGATGAATGCGATGTTGGATTAAAAGAAAAGGCAATTAAAGTTCTTGTGAAGCTAATGTCTGATGACCATGACATAATATCCATTCCT GTTTTGAGAACATTGACACGCTTTGCCTATCTTTCTGCTGATTATGCACGTTTTATCATTGAAAATGGCGCTTTAGAAGGTGCGGTTGCAGTTGTTAATAAACCTATTTTTCCTTCTCCCAAGTGGATCCAAAACTTGGCGAAGTTTCTGGTGGTAGTTGTTCATCGAGTGCAAGTTCCAAATGACAAG GTAGGGGCAGTTGTAACTAATTTGAACAAGATACTTAACATTGAAGGGTTGGCTAATCTTCGCTGTATAGTGAGAGCATGCTACATACTTTCGTATATTTCAGTTGACCGGTGGGTAAATGAAGGAAATATCCTAAACAATATAATTCACCTTATCTG TAACAAAAGTGATATGGTCGCCTCTTCTGCACTTAGAGTAGCTGCATATATTGTGAAATCGGAAAATTCTCGCAAG ACCTTGACCAAAAACTACAATTTTTTGCAACACCTTGGATGGAGCGAGATATGGAGCAAGCCTAAGAGCTTTCAGAAGGATGCTTGTTACATAATTTCAAATATAGCTACTGAAGGCAGAACATTCATTAAA GATTTGGACATGTACGGCCTGATGGATGCTCTCTTTAAACTCCTTGAAGCGGCTGACTATGATGTAAGGAAGGAGGCAGCATGCACAATTCATAATGTCATTAGTTGTCATAGGTATGAATTGACAAGGAAGCTGATAGATGTTACAGTAACTTAG
- the LOC141664477 gene encoding uncharacterized protein LOC141664477 has translation MGTFIAWPRDLIARGNNSTIHVLSAPKRTKKGLSKKSKKSYKLTEDVEPELVVEMSGNYPSALKRLWTWAKNSLSDGQTFSFELSKQAFGLSKKQTMFLSDVHAVCSRGEMAGSVICLYIHFLNEYVKKNKMLSMISFVDPSTIGAIGCGTAAQRSRALATRFKGANKGKYFLMPYNDVNHWTLTVVKPEAEMVYYMDPLKRRIANGEWVDVVDNAIKLYKEEDLNKISKKKVLWENMAGVPVQMGNKDCGLFVMGYMKEIIHDKELDFVTKWLRRSNQVYADDDINEIRVEFAKYFMKNNAS, from the exons ATGGGAACTTTTATTGCATGGCCAAGAGACCTCATTGCACGAGGAAACAATAGCACTATTCATGTCTTGTCTGCTCCAAAG AGAACCAAGAAAGGTCTTTCCAAGAAATCAAAGAAGTCATATAAATTAACTGAAGATGTTGAACCGGAGCTGGTTGTTGAGATGAGTGGAAATTATCCGTCTGCATTGAAGCGCTTGTGGACATGGGCCAAGAATTCCCTGAGTGATGGCCAAACTTTTTCTTTTGAGTTGAGCAAACAAGCCTTTGGATTGTCAAAGAAGCAAACCATGTTCTTATCAGATGTACATGCCGTGTGCTCTCGAGGTGAAATGGCAGGCTCTGTCATTTGCCTTTATATTCA CTTCTTAAATGAATATGTGAAAAAGAATAAGATGTTGAGCATGATAAGCTTCGTAGATCCTAGCACAATTGGTGCCATTGGATGTGGTACTGCAGCGCAGAGGTCACGTGCACTAGCTACACGTTTCAAGGGTGCTAACAAAGGAAAATATTTTCTGATGCCTTACAATGATGT GAACCACTGGACATTGACAGTTGTGAAACCCGAAGCAGAGATGGTCTATTATATGGACCCTCTTAAACGTCGAATTGCAAACGGGGAATGGGTTGATGTTGTCGACAA TGCTATTAAGCTGTATAAGGAGGAGGATCTGAATAAGATTTCAAAGAAGAAAGTATTATGGGAGAATATGGCG GGAGTTCCAGTGCAGATGGGGAACAAGGATTGTGGCTTGTTCGTTATGGGGTACATGAAGGAAATTATTCACGACAAAGAGCTTGACTTTGTCACTAAG TGGTTGCGTAGGTCGAACCAGGTGTATGCTGATGATGACATAAATGAGATTCGCGTTGaatttgcaaaatattttatgaaaaacaATGCAAGTTAA
- the LOC141664001 gene encoding SKP1-like protein 20 gives MESTRIRLVSGDGQVFEVKRIAVSRSSTIMEALRLRVKSNDDSPLVLNGIDGETLEKVIEYCDRHYVPFSDLADEAVFNSLKAFDADFVNVDETTFFNLIDAAAYLKIKSLMDLTCATLSKKFKGKNYKEIGEVIENWKQYAD, from the exons ATGGAGAGTACACGCATACGCCTCGTGAGTGGTGACGGACAGGTTTTTGAGGTAAAGAGAATTGCAGTTTCCAGATCTTCGACCATTATGGAAGCGCTTCGATTAAGGGTTAAAAGTAATGACGATTCCCCTCTTGTTCTCAATGGGATTGACGGCGAGACCTTGGAAAAGGTTATTGAATACTGCGATCGTCATTATGTACCCTTTTCTGATCTTGCCGACGAGGCTGTTTTCAATTCTCTCAAGGCTTTTGATGCTGACTTCGTGAATGTTGATGAGACTACTTTCTTTAATCTCATTGAT GCAGCAGCCTACCTCAAAATTAAGTCATTAATGGATCTGACATGTGCAACATTGTCAAAGAAATTCAAGGGGAAGAACTATAAGGAGATCGGGGAGGTTATAGAAAACTGGAAACAATATGCTGACTAA